Sequence from the Burkholderia sp. GAS332 genome:
GGCGTCGATATCAACGAACCCCTTCACATCACCGCCCTCAAGCGCGAATTCGAATCGATCGCCGAGCGTTTTCAGATGACATGGGCGATACACGACGTCGACACGCGCCCGAAGGTGCTGATCATGGTGTCGAAACTCGAACACTGTCTCGCCGATCTGTTGTTCCGCTGGCGAATGGGTGAGTTGAAGATGGATATCGTTGGCATCGCCTCGAACCATCGCGATCTCGAACCGCTCGCGCAACAGCACGGCTTGCCATTTCATCACCTACCCATCACCGCCGATACCAAGCCACAACAGGAGGCGCGATTGCTCGACCTGTTCGAAACTTCAGGCGCCGAATTGATGATCCTTGCCCGCTACATGCAGATTCTCTCAGGCGAAACGAGCCGTGCACTCTCGGCCCGCGCGATCAACATCCACCATTCGTTTCTACCCGGCTTCAAAGGGGCAAAGCCCTATCACCAGGCCCATACGCGCGGCGTGAAACTGATCGGCGCAACCGCGCACTTCGTCACCGACGATCTCGACGAAGGTCCGATCATCGAGCAGGTCGTGGAGCGCGTCGATCACTCATACAGTCCGGAGCGGCTGCTCGCGACGGGACGCGACGTCGAATGCATCACGCTAGCACGGGCCGTGAAGGCGTTTATCGAGCGGCGCGTGTTCATCAACGGTGATCGGACTGTGGTGC
This genomic interval carries:
- a CDS encoding formyltetrahydrofolate deformylase, which gives rise to MSADSRPDQRVLTVACPSAAGQVAAVVGFLDRHHCYIDELTVFDDDLSERFFVRCVFHGVDINEPLHITALKREFESIAERFQMTWAIHDVDTRPKVLIMVSKLEHCLADLLFRWRMGELKMDIVGIASNHRDLEPLAQQHGLPFHHLPITADTKPQQEARLLDLFETSGAELMILARYMQILSGETSRALSARAINIHHSFLPGFKGAKPYHQAHTRGVKLIGATAHFVTDDLDEGPIIEQVVERVDHSYSPERLLATGRDVECITLARAVKAFIERRVFINGDRTVVLQ